One stretch of Oncorhynchus gorbuscha isolate QuinsamMale2020 ecotype Even-year linkage group LG21, OgorEven_v1.0, whole genome shotgun sequence DNA includes these proteins:
- the LOC124008935 gene encoding gamma-crystallin S-like yields MGLNDHVCSCKMVNFASGAPYKLQLYGKGDLAGQAFEATEDCPSVLEKFHWREVHSCKVLGGWWVFYEHPDYKGRQYLLEKGEYRNPTDWGAVCPNVQSFRRLTE; encoded by the exons ATGGGCCTCAACGACCACGTCTGCTCCTGCAAGATGGTTAACTTT GCTAGCGGTGCCCCCTACAAGCTGCAGCTGTACGGGAAGGGAGACTTGGCAGGCCAGGCGTTCGAGGCCACCGAGGACTGCCCCTCCGTGCTGGAGAAGTTCCACTGGCGCGAGGTGCACTCCTGCAAGGTGCTGGGAGGCTGGTGGGTCTTCTACGAGCACCCCGACTACAAGGGCCGTCAGTATCTCCTGGAGAAGGGCGAGTACCGCAATCCCACAGACTGGGGCGCGGTGTGTCCCAACGTCCAGTCCTTCAGACGCCTCACTGAGTAA